One Phaseolus vulgaris cultivar G19833 chromosome 2, P. vulgaris v2.0, whole genome shotgun sequence DNA window includes the following coding sequences:
- the LOC137809669 gene encoding uncharacterized protein has product MECWFCFSSSKKSVARNGRSSGELSSEDVERGKDDEMLSDRSTFSVKEQEKRLKKALEEEEKVSKEAERVVQWVKQESARIDVSALKSVLTHPQKQSNLM; this is encoded by the coding sequence ATGGAGTGTTGGTTTTGCTTCTCCTCCAGCAAGAAGAGTGTTGCAAGGAATGGCAGAAGCAGTGGAGAGTTGAGTTCAGAAGACGTTGAGAGGGGAAAGGATGATGAGATGCTATCTGACAGGAGCACGTTTTCAGTGAAGGAACAAGAAAAGAGGCTGAAGAAAGCATTGGAAGAGGAAGAAAAGGTTAGCAAGGAAGCAGAAAGGGTTGTCCAATGGGTGAAGCAGGAATCAGCAAGAATTGATGTTTCTGCACTCAAATCAGTTCTCACTCACCCCCAAAAACAATCAAATCTTATGTAA
- the LOC137811122 gene encoding uncharacterized protein, whose translation MVGFYDFSDTDNESAIEEIISQAQDACVLDQLSAINCSGITNSVLPSHLETRFRNLKSFPQTKARTIPTPTSRNDASFNFSPSKQDPDSGYTSSHDKKGVGEKPKDGSVSSPPFTPSSEESSMSSIFKPVEKEGPKQDSPLRPSRSPSPSPPRRWGCLWCSPKKEQKKKSKENWGDEFLSSLGSFSMKEQQKILKKAMKEEEKVSREAEKIVQWAKQASARMTASDIDDELSD comes from the coding sequence ATGGTGGGTTTCTACGACTTCTCCGACACCGACAATGAGTCCGCCATAGAAGAAATCATCTCACAGGCTCAAGACGCATGCGTTTTGGACCAACTCTCCGCCATCAACTGCTCCGGAATCACCAACTCCGTCCTCCCTTCCCACCTCGAAACCCGTTTCCGCAACCTCAAGTCTTTCCCACAAACCAAAGCTCGCACCATTCCCACCCCCACTTCAAGAAACGACGCAAGTTTCAATTTTTCGCCCTCCAAACAAGACCCGGATTCTGGGTACACTTCTTCGCATGACAAAAAGGGAGTGGGAGAAAAACCAAAAGATGGGTCAGTTTCTTCGCCCCCGTTTACCCCTTCCTCTGAGGAAAGTTCCATGTCTTCCATTTTCAAACCGGTGGAAAAGGAAGGACCCAAACAGGACTCTCCTCTGAGGCCTtcgaggtctccttctccttcgCCTCCTCGGAGGTGGGGTTGTTTGTGGTGCTCTCCCAAGAAGGAGCAGAAGAAGAAAAGTAAGGAGAATTGGGGTGACGAGTTTTTGTCTTCATTGGGAAGCTTCTCGATGAAGGAGCAGCAGAAGATACTGAAGAAGGCAATGAAGGAAGAAGAGAAGGTTAGCCGCGAGGCTGAGAAGATCGTCCAGTGGGCCAAGCAAGCATCTGCAAGAATGACAGCTTCCGACATTGATGATGAACTCAGTGATTGA
- the LOC137811121 gene encoding SH3 domain-containing protein 1-like: protein MDAIRKQASKLREQVARQQQAILRQLGQISNEPLMTDESEIECHQQLQKLYTSTKTAKHFQRHIVRAIEGFISVSSKQMAIARKLARDCCRYGTENLGSSFPLARASLQFGNSYDMMENERETLLGILGDQISEPLRAQITGAPLEDARHLTHRYDKLHQEVEAQAAEVLRRRSKLRNSSISAESSVRLQNAETRLKELKSALAALGKEATAAMLSVEEQQQQMTLQSLRTMVDAERAYHQHVLIVLEKVYAEIIEERQPKEATSFPLPRDGHNQPADENAASNGIDYKQNSQTGTYFFAKVVHPFDAQAEGELSLSIDDFVVVRQVGPNGWSEGECKGNAGWFPTAYVQRQDLIPVSKVTE from the exons ATGGATGCTATAAGGAAGCAAGCAAGCAAATTAAGGGAGCAAGTTGCCAGGCAACAACAG GCCATACTTAGACAGTTGGGCCAAATTAGCAATGAACCGCTCATGACTGACGAATCTGAAATTGAATGTCACCAGCAGCTTCAAAAGTTATACACTTCTACAAAGACAGCTAAG CATTTTCAGCGGCATATTGTTCGTGCTATTGAAGGGTTCATCTCTGTTAGCTCCAAGCAGATGGCGATAG cGAGGAAGTTGGCTAGGGATTGCTGTAGGTATGGAACTGAGAATCTTGGTAGTAGTTTCCCCCTTGCAAGGGCTTCTCTTCAATTTGGTAACTCTTATGATATGATGGAAAATGAGAGGGAGACTTTGCTCGGGATTTTAGGTGATCAG ATCTCTGAGCCACTGCGGGCACAGATAACAGGAGCTCCTTTGGAGGATGCACGCCATCTCACTCACCGGTATGATAAACTTCATCAAGAAGTAGAAGCTCAG GCTGCTGAAGTTTTGAGGCGTCGATCGAAGTTGAGGAATTCTTCTATTTCTGCAGAGAGTTCTGTGAGGCTTCAAAATGCAGAAACAAGGTTGAAAGAACTTAAATCTGCCTTGGCGGCACTTGGTAAAGAAGCTACTGCTGCTATGTTGTCTGTTGAAGAACAACAGCAACAGATGACTCTTCAGAGCCTTCGTACAATG GTGGATGCTGAGAGAGCCTATCATCAGCATGTTCTTATTGTTCTAGAGAAAGTATATGCTGAG ATAATTGAGGAGAGACAACCAAAAGAGGCTACATCATTTCCACTGCCAAGAGATGGACATAATCAACCTGCAGATGAGAATGCTGCTTCAAATGGCATTGATTATAAACAAAACAGTCAAACAGGCACATACTTTTTTGCAAAG GTCGTACATCCATTTGATGCTCAAGCTGAGGGGGAGTTAAGCCTTTCAATTGATGATTTTGTTGTAGTTCGTCAG GTTGGTCCTAATGGATGGTCTGAAGGAGAATGCAAAGGCAATGCTGGATGGTTTCCCACTGCTTATGTACAGAGACAAGACTTGATACCTGTGAGCAAGGTAACGGAATAG
- the LOC137811120 gene encoding LRR receptor-like serine/threonine-protein kinase FEI 1, with protein MGICLLKWQWPWLLFIVLIHVVIIKSNAITPDGEVLLSFRTAVVNSDGILLQWRPEDPDPCKWKGVKCDPKTKRVTHLSLSHHKLSGSISPDLGKLENLRILALHNNNFYGTIPSELGNCTALEGIFLQGNYLSGIIPSEIGNLSQLINLDISSNSLSGNIPASLGKLYNLKNFNVSTNFLVGPIPSDGVLGNFTGSSFVGNRGLCGVRINSTCKDDGSPGNNSQSTSSDQNQMGKKKYSGRLLISASATVGALLLVALMCFWGCFLYKKFGKNDRISLAMDVGAGASIVMFHGDLPYSSKDIIKKLETLNEEHIIGIGGFGTVYKLAMDDGNVFALKRIVKLNEGFDRFFERELEILGSIKHRYLVNLRGYCNSPTSKLLIYDYLPGGSLDEALHERAEQLDWDSRLNIIMGAAKGLAYLHHDCSPRIIHRDIKSSNILLDGNLDARVSDFGLAKLLEDEESHITTIVAGTFGYLAPEYMQSGRATEKSDVYSFGVLTLEVLSGKRPTDAAFIEKGLNIVGWLNFLITENRRREIVDPLCDGVQVESLDALLSVAIQCVSSSPEDRPTMHRVVQLFESEVVTPCPSDFYDSNSD; from the exons ATGGGCATTTGTCTTTTGAAATGGCAATGGCCGTGGCTTCTTTTTATTGTGCTGATACATGTTGTAATCATTAAGAGCAACGCAATCACTCCCGATG GTGAGGTGCTTCTCAGCTTTAGGACCGCAGTTGTTAATTCTGATGGTATATTATTACAGTGGAGGCCAGAGGATCCTGACCCATGTAAATGGAAAGGAGTGAAATGTGATCCGAAAACCAAAAGAGTAACACATCT GAGTCTATCTCACCATAAGTTAAGTGGGTCTATATCACCTGACCTTGGGAAGCTCGAGAATCTAAGGATTCT TGCTCTGCATAACAACAACTTCTATGGGACAATTCCATCAGAATTGGGAAATTGCACTGCATTGGAGGGAAT ATTTTTACAGGGTAATTACCTTAGTGGAATCATTCCAAGTGAAATAGGAAACCTTTCACAGCTCATAAATTT GGACATATCAAGCAATTCCCTCAGTGGGAATATTCCCGCATCACTTGGGAAGTTGTATAATCTAAAAAATTT CAATGTATCAACCAATTTTCTGGTCGGACCTATACCTTCTGATGGTGTCCTTGGCAACTTTACTGGAAGCTC CTTTGTTGGCAATCGTGGTCTGTGCGGAGTGAGAATAAATTCTACATGTAAAGATGATGGTTCACCGGGGAACAATTCTCAATCTACTTCCTCAG ATCAAAATCAAATGGGAAAGAAGAAATATTCTGGTCGGCTGCTCATCAGTGCATCAGCAACTGTGGGAGCTCTACTTTTGGTAGCACTTATGTGCTTCTGGGGTTGTTTTCTTTACAAGAAGTTTGGTAAAAATGACAGAATAAGCCTGGCAATGGATGTTGGTGCAG GTGCATCAATTGTGATGTTTCATGGAGACCTTCCGTATTCTTCCAAAGACATCATTAAGAAATTAGAGACTTTGAATGAAGAACACATAATAGGAATTGGGGGATTTGGAACTGTTTACAAGCTTGCAATGGATGATGGGAATGTCTTCGCTTTAAAAAGGATCGTAAAATTGAATGAGGGGTTTGATCGTTTTTTTGAGAGGGAGCTTGAAATTCTTGGTAGCATCAAGCATCGTTATCTAGTGAACTTACGAGGATATTGTAATTCACCAACATCGAAGTTGTTAATATATGATTACCTACCAGGTGGTAGTCTTGATGAAGCTCTTCATG AAAGGGCTGAGCAACTAGACTGGGATTCACGCTTGAATATAATCATGGGAGCTGCAAAAGGGCTTGCTTACTTGCACCATGATTGTTCCCCTAGGATTATACACCGAGACATAAAATCTAGTAACATTTTGCTTGATGGAAACTTGGATGCTCGAGTATCTGATTTTGGACTTGCCAAACTGCTGGAGGATGAAGAATCTCACATCACCACTATTGTTGCCGGAACATTTGGTTATCTTGCTCCAG AGTATATGCAAAGTGGCAGAGCAACTGAGAAGTCTGATGTGTATAGTTTTGGTGTGTTGACACTTGAAGTGCTGAGTGGAAAGCGGCCAACAGATGCAGCATTCATTGAAAAGGGTCTCAATATTGTTGGTTGG TTGAATTTTCTAATTACAGAGAACAGGCGGAGGGAAATTGTTGACCCACTATGTGACGGGGTGCAAGTGGAGAGCCTTGATGCCTTGCTCTCTGTGGCTATTCAGTGTGTCTCCTCAAGTCCAGAAGATCGACCCACTATGCACCGAGTGGTGCAGCTGTTTGAATCAGAGGTCGTAACTCCATGCCCTAGTGACTTCTATGACTCCAACTCCGATTAG